Proteins from a single region of Gordonia hongkongensis:
- a CDS encoding acyl-CoA carboxylase subunit beta, translating to MADTTAGKLADLRQKLEAAREPGGEKALAKRAAKGICSPRERLSMLFDPGTFVEIGALAKMPGAAESGYGDGVVTGHGLVHGRPVAAFSHDQSVFGGTVGEMFGRKVASLMEWAGKIGCPMVGINDSAGARIQDAVTSLAWYAEMGRRNDLLSGLAPQISVILGKCAGGAVYTPANTDILVAVEDKSYMFVTGPDVLKQVNGEEISAEDLGSAHNQARWGNIHHVAPDEKSAFDWVREYLQYMPSSAYERPPVVNPGLEPEITESDLSLNDFMPDNDNAGYDMHDIIIKLFDDGAFHEVGELFAPNIITGYARVDGRSVGVVANQPSVMSGVLDTDSSEKATRFVRICNAFSIPLVFLVDTPGILPGLAEEQKGTIRRSGRFLYAYVEADVPKVTVVLRKAYGGAYAVMGSKHLGADVNFAWPTAKIAVMGAESAAAVLTRRQTEGLSAAEADKIRREFIDFYNTMMATPYLAAERGYVDAVIEPSETRLQLRKALAQLRDKQVLKTPRKHFLMPI from the coding sequence GTGGCTGACACCACCGCAGGCAAGCTCGCCGACCTCCGTCAGAAGTTGGAGGCCGCTCGCGAGCCGGGAGGCGAGAAGGCGCTCGCGAAACGCGCGGCGAAGGGGATCTGTTCTCCGCGTGAGCGTCTGAGCATGCTCTTCGATCCCGGGACCTTCGTCGAGATCGGTGCGCTGGCGAAGATGCCGGGTGCGGCCGAGAGTGGTTACGGCGACGGCGTGGTCACCGGACACGGGCTGGTGCACGGGCGTCCGGTGGCGGCGTTCTCCCACGACCAGTCGGTCTTCGGTGGAACCGTCGGTGAGATGTTCGGCCGCAAGGTCGCCTCGCTGATGGAGTGGGCGGGCAAGATCGGATGCCCGATGGTCGGTATCAACGACTCGGCCGGTGCGCGGATCCAGGATGCCGTCACCTCACTCGCGTGGTACGCCGAGATGGGTCGCCGCAACGATCTGCTCTCCGGTCTCGCGCCGCAGATCTCGGTGATCCTGGGCAAGTGCGCCGGCGGCGCGGTCTACACCCCCGCCAACACCGACATCCTGGTGGCCGTCGAGGACAAGTCGTACATGTTCGTGACCGGACCCGATGTGCTGAAACAGGTGAACGGCGAGGAGATCTCGGCCGAGGACCTCGGCAGCGCGCACAATCAGGCGCGGTGGGGCAACATCCATCACGTCGCCCCCGACGAGAAGTCCGCGTTCGACTGGGTCCGTGAGTACCTGCAGTACATGCCGTCGAGTGCCTACGAGCGGCCGCCCGTCGTCAACCCGGGTCTCGAGCCGGAGATCACCGAGTCCGACCTGTCGCTCAACGACTTCATGCCCGACAACGACAACGCCGGGTACGACATGCACGACATCATCATCAAGCTGTTCGACGACGGCGCCTTCCACGAGGTGGGAGAGTTGTTCGCGCCCAACATCATCACCGGGTACGCACGGGTCGACGGCCGGTCGGTGGGTGTGGTCGCCAATCAGCCGAGCGTGATGTCGGGTGTGCTCGACACCGACTCGTCGGAGAAGGCGACGCGTTTCGTGCGCATCTGCAACGCCTTCAGCATCCCGTTGGTGTTCCTGGTAGACACCCCGGGCATCCTCCCGGGTCTCGCGGAGGAGCAGAAGGGCACCATCCGACGCTCCGGCCGCTTCCTGTACGCCTACGTCGAAGCCGATGTCCCCAAGGTGACCGTCGTGCTGCGCAAGGCTTACGGCGGCGCCTACGCGGTGATGGGCAGCAAGCACCTCGGTGCCGACGTCAACTTCGCCTGGCCGACAGCGAAGATCGCGGTGATGGGCGCCGAGTCGGCGGCCGCGGTGCTGACCCGACGTCAGACTGAAGGTCTCTCGGCCGCCGAAGCCGACAAGATCCGGCGTGAGTTCATCGACTTCTACAACACGATGATGGCGACCCCGTACCTCGCCGCCGAGCGGGGTTACGTCGACGCGGTCATCGAGCCGTCCGAGACCCGGCTCCAGTTGCGAAAGGCGTTGGCGCAGTTGCGCGACAAGCAGGTCCTCAAGACCCCGCGCAAGCACTTCCTGATGCCGATCTAG
- the fadD32 gene encoding long-chain-fatty-acid--AMP ligase FadD32 — MLSTELEDFLDETGNISFTEEATLVDYVEQNVREQADTLAYRFIDYSRERDGEPQDLTWAQFGKRLRAVAARLQQVTKPGDRVAILAPQSLEYVIGFFAALYASNVAVPLFSPDEPGHTDRLHAVLDDCKPTAILTSTKSAEAVRDFFAPLPAKERPRVIAVDAVPDSVGSSWVAPVAGQDKNKDTVAYLQYTSGSTRVPAGVEITYQAVAANVLQISDTIGIDRKARGVTWLPMFHDMGLLTVILPALGGRYITIMSPQAFVRRPGRWIKELAAAADGAETFAAAPNFAFEHAAARGLPKEGEELDLSNVIGLINGSEPVTVSSMKKFNEAFAPYGLPKTAIKPCYGMAEATLFVSATQRENEAKVVYVDRDDLNAGSFTLVDSDAPNAVAQVSCGQVAVSQWATIVDTETATEQPDGHVGEIWLHGLNIGAGYWNKPEETEETFHNKLVTPLPENSHAEGAPADAIWMRTGDFGVWLDGELYITGRVKDLVIVDGRNHYPQDLEYSAQEASDALRPGFVAAFSVPANQLPGEVFEFAGSGLKPDADDASEQLVIVAERGPGRKADPQEVADTVRAAVAQRHGVMVRDVLLVPAGSIPRTSSGKIARRATRAAYIDGSLRGGYKQTAFPDAE, encoded by the coding sequence ATGCTGAGTACTGAACTCGAAGACTTTCTCGATGAGACCGGGAACATCTCTTTCACCGAGGAAGCGACCCTGGTCGACTACGTCGAGCAGAACGTCCGCGAACAGGCCGACACACTGGCCTACCGGTTCATCGACTACAGCCGCGAACGCGATGGCGAGCCCCAGGATCTGACGTGGGCGCAGTTCGGCAAGCGACTCCGCGCCGTCGCAGCACGTCTGCAGCAGGTCACCAAGCCGGGCGACCGCGTGGCGATCCTCGCGCCCCAGTCGCTGGAGTACGTGATCGGGTTCTTCGCGGCGCTCTACGCCAGCAACGTCGCCGTCCCGCTGTTCTCCCCCGACGAGCCCGGACACACCGACCGACTGCACGCGGTCCTCGACGACTGCAAGCCGACCGCGATCCTCACCTCGACGAAGTCCGCCGAGGCGGTGCGTGACTTCTTCGCGCCGCTGCCGGCCAAGGAGCGACCGCGCGTCATCGCCGTCGACGCCGTCCCCGACTCGGTCGGGTCGAGCTGGGTGGCACCGGTCGCCGGTCAGGACAAAAACAAGGACACCGTCGCCTACCTGCAGTACACCTCGGGTTCGACGCGCGTCCCGGCCGGTGTGGAGATCACCTATCAGGCGGTCGCCGCGAACGTGCTGCAGATCTCCGACACCATCGGCATCGATCGCAAGGCCCGCGGCGTCACCTGGCTGCCGATGTTCCACGACATGGGTCTGCTCACCGTGATCCTGCCTGCGCTCGGCGGCCGCTACATCACGATCATGAGCCCGCAGGCCTTCGTTCGCCGTCCCGGTCGCTGGATCAAGGAGCTCGCCGCCGCCGCCGACGGCGCGGAGACCTTCGCCGCGGCTCCCAACTTCGCCTTCGAGCACGCCGCCGCGCGCGGTCTGCCGAAGGAGGGCGAGGAGCTCGACCTCTCCAACGTCATCGGTCTGATCAACGGGTCGGAGCCGGTCACGGTCAGCTCGATGAAGAAGTTCAACGAGGCGTTCGCGCCGTACGGGCTGCCGAAGACGGCGATCAAGCCCTGTTACGGCATGGCCGAGGCCACGCTGTTCGTGTCCGCGACGCAGCGCGAGAACGAGGCGAAGGTCGTCTACGTCGACCGCGACGACCTCAACGCCGGCAGTTTCACCCTCGTCGACTCCGACGCGCCCAACGCGGTCGCGCAGGTGTCGTGTGGTCAGGTCGCGGTGAGCCAGTGGGCCACCATCGTCGACACCGAGACGGCGACCGAACAGCCCGACGGCCATGTCGGGGAGATCTGGTTGCATGGTCTGAACATCGGCGCCGGCTACTGGAACAAGCCGGAGGAGACCGAGGAGACATTCCACAACAAGCTCGTCACCCCGCTCCCGGAGAACAGTCACGCCGAGGGTGCGCCCGCGGACGCGATCTGGATGCGCACCGGCGACTTCGGGGTCTGGCTCGACGGTGAGCTCTACATCACCGGGCGAGTCAAGGACCTGGTGATCGTCGACGGCCGCAACCACTACCCGCAGGACCTCGAGTACAGCGCGCAGGAAGCCAGCGACGCGCTGCGCCCCGGCTTCGTCGCCGCGTTCTCGGTGCCGGCCAATCAGTTGCCGGGCGAGGTGTTCGAGTTCGCCGGCAGCGGTTTGAAGCCCGACGCCGACGACGCGTCCGAGCAACTGGTCATCGTCGCCGAGCGCGGACCCGGCCGCAAGGCCGACCCGCAGGAGGTCGCCGACACCGTGCGTGCCGCGGTGGCCCAGCGTCATGGCGTGATGGTCCGCGACGTCCTGCTGGTTCCGGCCGGCTCGATCCCGCGCACGTCGTCGGGCAAGATCGCGCGGCGCGCGACCCGTGCGGCCTACATCGACGGCAGTCTCCGGGGCGGCTACAAGCAGACGGCGTTCCCGGACGCCGAGTAG
- the pks13 gene encoding polyketide synthase Pks13 (Pks13 is a key enzyme in mycolic acid biosynthesis.): MSELNTDEARSIDSAAAGTDGETAGDLTVDQLRDWLREWVSQATGLPVEQIAVDRPMEELGLSSRDAVALAADVEDKTGVILTATVVYNHPTIATLAQRIIEGDPDEGADGDADTFWRRERTADDDIAIVGLSTRFPKSGTTPESTWDALIAGVDGVSDLPADRWSEFRSDPRLVEILDAANTKGGYLDDVRTFDADFFQMSPREVEMVDPQQRLALELTWEALEHAHIPPSDLKGAPVGVFIGSSTNDYQLLATLGLSEGAEDTAAYALTGTSTAIVANRVSYFYDFRGPSIALDTACSSSLVAVHQAVRSLRTGESDLALAGGVNMIINPAATLGFDKIGAQAADGHVKAFSADADGFIRAEGGGLFVLKRLSDARRDGDDVLAVIAGSAVNSDGRSNGLPAPNPEAQVDVLRDAYADAAIDPRTVDYVEAHGTGTILGDPIEADALGRVVGRGRLPGSPMLLGSVKTNYGHMESAAGAGALAKVVLAMQHGTIPASLNYSGPNPYIQFDANNLRVIPEATEWPRYSGHAVAGVSGFGFGGTNAHVVVREVRPEDLAPASAPAGDAGASELPASASLVDEPDLDDDDVYLTEAERAVLAAQAKNIDPVIEETAPDPAAGFAPCAVEGSVVPLVISGFLPSRRRKTAADLLEWLESDEGRSTPLADIGRALAHRNHGRSRAVVMARTHDDAITGVRAVAEGKSNPLVYSSDSPDAASAVWLLSGFGSQHRKMAKQLYTENPIFAKYVDRVDELVQNELGYSIAEMFVDDEQTYGIEQSQVGIYTIQVALADTLRHHGAEPGVLVPHSMGEASAAYISGGLSLEDATRVICQRSRLMGEGESMLQGDDIRLMALVEYSAEDITDVLTDYPDLEICVYAAPTHTVIGGPESQVDAIVERAEKEGKLGRKLATKGASHTSQMDPLLGELAYELTGITPLRPTTGFYSSVDREVFYRAGHEPVHTIDYFTKGLRHSVWFSQAIAKSVENGHRTFLELSPNPAVLISVAAVTFSAGLHDAELIETLRRKEDESYGLVNALMKLYVHGHPVDVASLFGRGGHAAIPRTRFERKEFWLTAKISSGGSAGTVPGSHVALPDGRHAWEVNAAAVTDPRELVRAAAAQVLANAAVGASVAHSAIPASGTLTTTLSPHPGGAAVTVHAKADKNFQLLFEAAVTGDLDDTAGEVTAAPAAPARSGAEVFADDTVVVEDDVVDDIGNRWNPESGETVGDRLAIIVGESMGYDPEDLPREIPLIELGLDSLMAVRIKNRVEYEFDIPQLQLQAMRQANLADVEKFVDFAVTHRDQLDDLAQNAAGGGELDTAALNAYIDEQNAGGGESAASAPAGQSDEPGEQSPEPKRHIAEDLADVEQAVANSPEPEVSSREEAVEESAAPAATPKPATDITSQRAVAEAAGSDVPPRDAAERLTFGTYAVVTKASAGGIFNKLPVLSEDVAQQLTDRLNERTGGDLDVEDILDSETIEEMSNYVREHLNAGASTDGFLRYLRLVPDGKKVYDPSAGDPTPILLFHPAGGNTSAYEALLKRLPADRPVIGFDRGVEGSIEDRVREYLPRLRELQPNGPYVLVGWSFGGALAYGVAQLLREAGEEVAFVGLIDVVRPRADMTETPDSKRARLERWKEFAIRNYDLDPDVPIPMDRLVEADDEGQFAIIMEMMSMSGTKIPGGIIEHQRTSFIENRVLSSIAPEPYDGKVVLYRADKMHAGAVELEPQWAEIDEDGRWGEVVDDLEIIHVGGDHLSIVDEPYIAKIGNDLAARVGRLDEQ; encoded by the coding sequence ATGTCTGAACTGAATACCGACGAGGCCCGCAGTATCGATTCCGCCGCGGCCGGCACCGACGGCGAGACCGCCGGTGACCTCACTGTCGACCAGCTTCGTGATTGGCTGCGCGAGTGGGTGTCACAGGCGACCGGGCTCCCCGTCGAGCAGATCGCCGTCGACCGTCCCATGGAGGAGCTCGGTCTCTCGTCTCGCGACGCCGTGGCGCTCGCCGCCGACGTCGAGGACAAGACCGGGGTGATCCTCACCGCGACGGTCGTCTACAACCATCCGACGATCGCCACGCTCGCGCAGCGCATCATCGAGGGCGATCCCGACGAGGGCGCCGACGGCGATGCGGACACCTTCTGGCGGCGCGAGCGCACCGCGGACGACGACATCGCGATCGTCGGGCTCTCGACCCGGTTCCCGAAGTCGGGCACGACGCCCGAGTCGACGTGGGACGCGCTCATCGCCGGCGTCGACGGTGTCTCGGACCTGCCCGCGGATCGGTGGTCGGAGTTCCGGTCCGATCCCCGGCTCGTCGAGATCCTCGACGCGGCCAACACCAAGGGCGGTTATCTCGACGACGTCCGCACGTTCGACGCCGACTTCTTCCAGATGAGTCCGCGCGAGGTCGAGATGGTCGACCCGCAGCAGCGTCTCGCGCTCGAGCTGACCTGGGAGGCACTCGAGCACGCGCACATCCCGCCGAGCGATCTCAAGGGTGCGCCGGTCGGTGTGTTCATCGGCTCCTCCACGAACGACTACCAGCTGCTGGCGACCCTCGGCCTGAGTGAGGGCGCCGAGGACACCGCCGCGTATGCGCTGACCGGCACCTCCACCGCGATCGTCGCGAACCGGGTGTCCTACTTCTACGACTTCCGCGGGCCGTCGATCGCCCTCGACACCGCGTGCTCGTCGTCGCTGGTGGCCGTTCATCAGGCCGTCCGCAGCCTGCGGACCGGCGAATCCGACCTCGCGCTGGCCGGCGGCGTCAACATGATCATCAACCCGGCGGCCACCCTCGGTTTCGACAAGATCGGCGCCCAGGCGGCGGACGGGCACGTGAAGGCGTTCTCCGCCGACGCGGACGGATTCATCCGCGCCGAGGGTGGCGGCCTGTTCGTCCTGAAGCGACTGTCCGACGCGCGCCGTGACGGTGACGACGTCCTGGCGGTCATCGCGGGCTCGGCGGTCAACAGCGACGGTCGCTCGAACGGTCTACCGGCACCCAACCCGGAGGCGCAGGTCGACGTCCTGCGGGACGCCTACGCCGACGCCGCGATCGATCCGCGCACCGTCGACTACGTGGAGGCCCACGGCACCGGGACCATCCTCGGCGATCCGATCGAGGCCGACGCCCTGGGCCGCGTCGTCGGTCGCGGGCGTCTGCCCGGCTCGCCGATGCTGCTCGGATCGGTCAAGACGAACTACGGCCACATGGAATCGGCCGCGGGCGCGGGTGCTCTGGCCAAGGTCGTGCTCGCGATGCAGCACGGCACCATCCCGGCGTCGCTGAACTACAGCGGCCCCAACCCGTACATCCAGTTCGACGCCAACAATCTCAGGGTCATCCCGGAGGCCACCGAGTGGCCGCGCTATTCCGGTCATGCCGTCGCCGGTGTCTCCGGATTCGGTTTCGGCGGCACCAACGCGCACGTCGTCGTCCGCGAGGTGCGGCCCGAGGATCTCGCGCCGGCGTCCGCGCCCGCAGGCGATGCGGGCGCATCCGAGTTGCCCGCGTCGGCGTCGCTCGTCGACGAACCCGATCTCGACGACGACGACGTCTACCTCACCGAGGCCGAGCGCGCCGTGCTCGCCGCGCAGGCGAAGAACATCGATCCGGTGATCGAGGAGACCGCGCCGGATCCGGCCGCCGGATTCGCCCCGTGCGCGGTCGAGGGTTCGGTTGTGCCGCTGGTCATCTCGGGCTTCCTGCCATCGCGTCGGCGCAAGACCGCCGCGGACCTGCTCGAGTGGCTCGAGTCCGACGAGGGACGGTCGACGCCGCTCGCCGACATCGGCCGCGCGCTGGCACACCGCAACCACGGACGCTCGCGCGCCGTCGTCATGGCCCGTACGCACGACGACGCGATCACCGGTGTCCGCGCGGTGGCCGAGGGCAAGAGCAATCCGCTTGTCTACTCGTCGGATTCGCCCGACGCCGCGTCCGCGGTCTGGCTGCTCTCCGGCTTCGGTTCGCAGCACCGCAAGATGGCCAAGCAGCTCTACACCGAGAACCCGATCTTCGCCAAGTACGTCGACCGGGTCGACGAGCTGGTGCAGAACGAGCTCGGGTACTCGATCGCGGAGATGTTCGTCGACGACGAGCAGACCTACGGCATCGAGCAGAGCCAGGTCGGCATCTACACGATCCAGGTCGCGCTCGCCGACACCCTGCGGCACCACGGCGCCGAACCCGGTGTGCTCGTGCCGCATTCGATGGGCGAGGCCTCGGCCGCGTACATCAGCGGCGGTCTCTCGCTCGAAGACGCGACCCGGGTGATCTGCCAGCGCTCGCGCCTGATGGGCGAGGGCGAGTCGATGCTCCAGGGCGACGACATCCGCCTGATGGCGCTCGTCGAGTACAGCGCCGAGGACATCACCGACGTCCTCACCGACTACCCCGACCTCGAGATCTGTGTCTACGCCGCTCCGACGCACACCGTCATCGGCGGACCGGAGTCGCAGGTCGACGCCATCGTCGAGCGTGCCGAGAAGGAGGGCAAGCTCGGACGCAAACTGGCGACCAAGGGCGCCAGTCACACCTCGCAGATGGACCCGCTCCTGGGTGAGCTGGCCTACGAACTCACCGGTATCACGCCGTTGCGGCCCACCACCGGGTTCTACAGCTCGGTCGACCGCGAGGTCTTCTACCGCGCCGGTCACGAACCCGTCCACACGATCGACTACTTCACCAAGGGCCTGCGCCACAGCGTGTGGTTCAGCCAGGCGATCGCGAAGTCGGTGGAGAACGGCCACCGCACCTTCCTGGAGCTCTCGCCGAACCCGGCCGTTCTGATCTCCGTTGCCGCGGTGACCTTCTCGGCTGGGCTGCACGACGCCGAGCTCATCGAGACGCTGCGGCGTAAGGAGGACGAGAGCTACGGACTCGTCAACGCGCTGATGAAGCTCTACGTGCACGGACATCCGGTCGACGTCGCGTCGCTGTTCGGTCGCGGTGGTCACGCGGCCATTCCGCGTACCCGCTTCGAGCGCAAGGAGTTCTGGCTCACCGCGAAGATCTCCTCGGGCGGCTCGGCCGGCACGGTCCCGGGATCGCACGTGGCACTGCCCGACGGCCGTCACGCCTGGGAGGTCAACGCGGCCGCGGTCACCGATCCGCGTGAACTGGTGCGTGCCGCGGCGGCCCAGGTCCTGGCGAATGCGGCTGTCGGGGCGTCGGTCGCGCACAGCGCCATCCCGGCATCGGGAACCCTCACGACGACGCTGAGCCCGCATCCCGGCGGTGCGGCGGTGACCGTGCACGCCAAGGCGGACAAGAACTTCCAGCTGCTGTTCGAGGCGGCGGTGACCGGCGACCTCGACGACACCGCAGGTGAGGTCACGGCCGCGCCGGCAGCCCCGGCACGGTCCGGTGCCGAGGTGTTCGCCGATGACACGGTGGTCGTCGAGGACGACGTCGTAGACGACATCGGCAACCGATGGAACCCCGAATCCGGTGAGACGGTGGGTGATCGGCTCGCGATCATCGTCGGCGAGTCCATGGGCTACGACCCCGAGGACCTGCCGCGCGAGATTCCGCTGATCGAGCTCGGTCTCGACTCGCTGATGGCGGTGCGGATCAAGAACCGCGTCGAGTACGAGTTCGACATCCCGCAGCTGCAACTGCAGGCGATGCGCCAGGCGAACCTCGCCGACGTCGAGAAGTTCGTCGACTTCGCGGTGACGCATCGCGATCAGCTCGACGATCTCGCCCAGAATGCCGCCGGCGGTGGCGAACTCGACACCGCGGCGCTCAATGCCTACATCGACGAGCAGAACGCCGGCGGTGGTGAGTCGGCAGCCTCCGCACCGGCCGGTCAGTCCGACGAGCCCGGCGAGCAGTCGCCGGAGCCGAAGCGGCACATCGCCGAGGATCTGGCCGACGTCGAGCAGGCGGTCGCGAACTCGCCCGAACCGGAGGTGTCGTCACGCGAGGAGGCGGTCGAGGAGTCGGCCGCTCCCGCGGCAACCCCGAAGCCGGCCACCGACATCACCTCGCAGCGGGCCGTCGCCGAGGCGGCCGGCTCGGACGTGCCGCCGCGGGATGCCGCCGAGCGCTTGACCTTCGGCACGTACGCGGTGGTCACCAAGGCCTCGGCCGGCGGCATCTTCAACAAGCTGCCGGTGCTGTCGGAGGACGTGGCCCAGCAGCTCACCGATCGCCTCAACGAGCGCACCGGCGGGGATCTCGACGTCGAGGACATCCTCGACTCCGAGACGATCGAGGAGATGTCGAACTACGTGCGCGAGCATCTCAATGCCGGCGCGTCGACCGACGGGTTCCTGCGCTACCTGCGCCTCGTCCCGGACGGCAAGAAGGTCTATGACCCGTCCGCCGGCGATCCGACGCCGATCCTGCTGTTCCATCCCGCGGGCGGGAACACCTCCGCCTATGAGGCGCTGCTGAAGCGTCTGCCGGCGGACCGGCCCGTCATCGGCTTCGACCGTGGAGTCGAGGGATCGATCGAAGACCGTGTGCGCGAATACCTTCCGCGCCTGCGTGAGCTGCAGCCGAACGGCCCGTACGTGCTGGTCGGCTGGTCCTTCGGCGGTGCGCTCGCCTATGGCGTCGCGCAACTCCTGCGTGAGGCCGGGGAAGAAGTTGCCTTCGTGGGCCTCATCGACGTGGTGCGCCCTCGCGCGGACATGACCGAGACGCCGGACAGCAAGCGGGCGCGGCTCGAGCGGTGGAAGGAGTTCGCGATCCGCAACTACGACCTCGACCCCGATGTACCGATCCCGATGGATCGGCTTGTGGAGGCCGACGACGAGGGGCAGTTCGCGATCATCATGGAGATGATGTCGATGTCGGGCACCAAGATCCCCGGCGGCATCATCGAACACCAGCGGACCTCGTTCATCGAGAACCGCGTGCTGAGCAGCATCGCGCCGGAACCCTACGACGGCAAGGTCGTGCTGTACCGGGCCGACAAGATGCACGCCGGCGCCGTCGAACTCGAACCGCAGTGGGCCGAGATCGACGAGGACGGCCGCTGGGGTGAGGTCGTCGACGATCTGGAGATCATCCATGTCGGCGGTGACCACCTCTCGATCGTCGACGAGCCGTACATAGCCAAGATCGGTAACGACCTGGCCGCGCGGGTCGGACGGCTCGATGAGCAGTAG